One Micromonospora sp. WMMD812 genomic window carries:
- a CDS encoding NADH-quinone oxidoreductase subunit D, giving the protein MTTSNYATERETTEGRVFTVTGGDWDSVVSGTDPINDERIVVNMGPQHPSTHGVLRLILELEGETVREARSVIGYLHTGIEKNLEYRNWVQGSTFVTRMDYLSPLFNETAYALAVEKLLGITDDVTERATTIRVLMMELNRISSHLVWLATTGMELGAISIMLYGFREREYILDIFETITGLRMNHAYVRPGGVAQDVPDDAIVKIREFLKMMPKKLKEYEDLLSGQPIWVERTKNVAVLDVTGCVALGVTGPVLRSAGLAWDLRKTMPYCGYETYEFDVPTHPDGDVWGRYQVRLAEIRESLKLVEQALDRLAKPGPVMVADRKIAWPAQLAIGVDGMGNSLEHVAKIMGQSMESLIHHFKLVTEGFRVPPGQVYVGIESPRGELGVHAVSDGGTRPYRVHYREPSFVNLQALPAMAEGGLIADVIAGGASLDPVMGGCDR; this is encoded by the coding sequence GTGACCACGTCCAACTACGCCACCGAGCGCGAGACCACCGAGGGCAGGGTCTTCACCGTCACCGGCGGGGACTGGGACAGCGTCGTCTCCGGCACCGACCCGATCAACGACGAGCGCATCGTCGTCAACATGGGCCCGCAGCACCCGTCCACGCACGGCGTGCTCCGGCTGATCCTGGAGTTGGAGGGCGAGACGGTCCGCGAGGCCCGCTCGGTCATCGGCTACCTGCACACCGGCATCGAGAAGAACCTCGAGTACCGCAACTGGGTCCAGGGCAGCACCTTCGTGACCCGGATGGACTACCTCTCGCCGTTGTTCAACGAGACGGCGTACGCCCTCGCGGTGGAGAAGCTGCTCGGCATCACCGACGACGTCACCGAGCGGGCCACCACCATCCGGGTGCTGATGATGGAGCTCAACCGGATCAGCTCGCACCTGGTCTGGCTGGCCACCACCGGTATGGAGTTGGGCGCGATCTCGATCATGCTCTACGGCTTCCGGGAGCGGGAGTACATCCTCGACATCTTCGAGACCATCACCGGCCTGCGGATGAACCACGCGTACGTCCGGCCGGGCGGCGTGGCCCAGGACGTCCCGGACGACGCGATCGTCAAGATCCGCGAGTTCCTGAAGATGATGCCGAAGAAGCTCAAGGAGTACGAGGACCTCCTCTCCGGCCAGCCGATCTGGGTCGAGCGGACGAAGAACGTCGCGGTGCTCGACGTGACCGGCTGCGTCGCGCTCGGCGTGACCGGGCCGGTGCTGCGCTCCGCCGGTCTCGCCTGGGACCTGCGCAAGACCATGCCGTACTGCGGGTACGAGACGTACGAGTTCGACGTCCCGACCCACCCCGACGGCGACGTGTGGGGCCGCTACCAGGTCCGGCTCGCCGAGATCCGGGAGTCGCTCAAGCTGGTCGAGCAGGCGCTGGACCGGCTCGCGAAGCCGGGCCCGGTGATGGTCGCCGACCGGAAGATCGCCTGGCCGGCCCAGCTGGCCATCGGCGTCGACGGGATGGGCAACTCGCTGGAGCACGTCGCCAAGATCATGGGTCAGTCGATGGAGTCGCTGATCCACCACTTCAAGCTGGTCACCGAGGGCTTCCGGGTCCCGCCGGGCCAGGTGTACGTCGGCATCGAGTCGCCCCGCGGCGAGCTGGGCGTGCACGCGGTCTCCGACGGGGGCACCAGGCCGTACCGGGTGCACTACCGGGAGCCGAGCTTCGTCAACCTCCAGGCCCTGCCGGCGATGGCCGAGGGCGGCCTGATCGCCGACGTGATCGCCGGTGGCGCCTCGCTGGACCCCGTGATGGGTGGTTGTGACCGATGA
- the mqnC gene encoding cyclic dehypoxanthinyl futalosine synthase, producing the protein MTVSREIDDILQRGADGGRITPEEALLLYTEAPFHALGEAADAVRRRRYPDNIVTYLIDRNINYTNVCVTACKFCAFYRAPKHKEGWTHPTEEILRRCGEAVELGATQVMLQGGHHPDYGVEYYEELFSSVKQAYPQLAIHSIGPSEILHMAKVSGVSLDEAIARIKAAGLDSIAGAGAEMLPERPRKAIAPLKESGERWLEVMELAHRQGVESTATMMMGTGETNAERIEHLRMIRDVQDRTRGFRAFIPWTYQPENNHLKGRTQATTLEYLRLVAVARLFFETVPHLQASWLTTGKDVGQLALHMGVDDLGSIMLEENVISSAGARHRSNLHELIGMIRTAGRIPAQRDTLYHRLAVHHTPADDPTDERVVSHFSSIAMPGGGAGRSLPLVDAR; encoded by the coding sequence GTGACGGTGAGCCGGGAGATCGACGACATCCTGCAGCGCGGCGCGGACGGCGGGCGGATCACGCCCGAGGAGGCCCTGCTGCTCTACACCGAGGCGCCCTTCCACGCGCTGGGCGAGGCCGCCGACGCGGTGCGCCGGCGGCGCTACCCGGACAACATCGTCACGTACCTGATCGACCGCAACATCAACTACACCAACGTCTGCGTGACGGCGTGCAAGTTCTGCGCCTTCTACCGAGCCCCCAAGCACAAGGAGGGCTGGACCCACCCGACCGAGGAGATCCTTCGCCGCTGCGGCGAGGCGGTCGAGCTGGGCGCCACCCAGGTGATGCTCCAGGGCGGTCACCACCCGGACTACGGCGTGGAGTACTACGAGGAGTTGTTCTCCTCGGTCAAGCAGGCGTACCCGCAGCTCGCCATCCACTCGATCGGGCCCAGCGAGATCCTGCACATGGCCAAGGTCTCGGGCGTCAGCCTGGACGAGGCGATCGCCCGGATCAAGGCGGCCGGCCTGGACTCCATCGCCGGTGCGGGCGCGGAGATGCTGCCCGAGCGGCCCCGCAAGGCGATCGCTCCGCTGAAGGAGTCCGGTGAGCGGTGGCTGGAGGTCATGGAGCTGGCCCACCGGCAGGGCGTCGAGTCGACCGCCACGATGATGATGGGCACCGGCGAGACCAACGCCGAGCGGATCGAGCACCTGCGGATGATCCGCGACGTGCAGGACCGCACCCGCGGGTTCCGGGCCTTCATCCCGTGGACGTACCAGCCGGAGAACAACCACCTCAAGGGACGGACGCAGGCGACCACGCTGGAGTACCTGCGGCTGGTCGCGGTGGCCCGGCTCTTCTTCGAGACCGTGCCGCACCTGCAGGCGTCCTGGCTGACCACCGGCAAGGACGTCGGGCAGCTCGCGCTGCACATGGGCGTCGACGACCTCGGCTCGATCATGCTGGAGGAGAACGTCATCTCCTCCGCGGGCGCGCGGCACCGGTCCAACCTGCACGAGCTGATCGGCATGATCCGCACGGCGGGTCGGATCCCCGCGCAGCGGGACACGCTCTACCACCGGCTCGCCGTGCACCACACCCCGGCCGACGACCCGACCGACGAGCGGGTGGTCTCGCACTTCTCCTCGATCGCCATGCCCGGCGGTGGCGCCGGCCGGTCCCTGCCGCTGGTCGACGCCCGCTGA
- a CDS encoding FG-GAP-like repeat-containing protein, producing MGVRIHRRPRRRALAVGLAAIVMVGVAGSVPANAVSGGTPVTDPAFAFVAKVTFGDVHACTGALVAPQWVLTARSCVTDDGQPPVAGAPARPTTVTVGRLDLTAADGRVSTATRVVPHPDRNLALLRLVVPVAGVAPVGVATAAPAPGEPLQALGFGRTATEWAPDKLHAAPVTVEEVTATTVGITNLDPGGITTCKGDSGGPAVRVVDGRLELVAVHHTSWQGGCLAETETRRGAVETRVDDLAGWVRASTPSTCNAAGGIAGTGAQAGVVLANDFTGDCKDDLLGQVADGRLRLYGSSGNMSGTSALLPSPWPYVGTNWTAANRPRVITGDFTGDGRADLIGQTVDGTLTAWESTGDVSADYRLFGGRTAVVGTGFTASSIPRIIPGDYNGDGRTDVLAQLADGTLKIWPSTGDLSASGRLLAGGNWIVGNGFTTSAVPRIFPGDFDGDGRTDLVAQYADGSMKAYPSSGDLSANLKLFPSTDAAKVVGSGWRSSSIPRVAPADVDGDGRTDLIAQLSDGRLRAYQSSGATSGGGSLFPSPYPYVGTNWTTTSRFRIIVGDMTGDWRTDIIGNNADGALLGFASTGDLSADYRLFGGDQATVGSGWTSSSVQRIF from the coding sequence ATGGGCGTCAGGATCCATCGTCGGCCGCGCCGACGCGCACTCGCGGTCGGCCTGGCCGCCATCGTGATGGTGGGTGTGGCCGGCAGCGTCCCGGCCAACGCGGTCAGCGGGGGCACGCCGGTGACCGACCCCGCCTTCGCGTTCGTGGCCAAGGTGACGTTCGGTGACGTCCATGCCTGCACCGGCGCGCTCGTCGCGCCGCAGTGGGTGCTCACCGCCCGCTCCTGCGTGACCGACGACGGGCAGCCGCCAGTGGCGGGCGCGCCGGCGCGGCCCACGACGGTCACCGTCGGCCGGCTGGACCTCACCGCCGCTGACGGCCGAGTCTCGACGGCCACCCGGGTGGTGCCCCACCCGGACCGCAACCTGGCCCTCCTCCGGCTCGTGGTGCCCGTGGCCGGTGTCGCGCCGGTCGGGGTCGCAACCGCGGCGCCGGCGCCGGGCGAGCCGCTCCAGGCGCTGGGCTTCGGCCGCACCGCCACCGAGTGGGCGCCGGACAAGCTCCACGCCGCACCCGTTACCGTCGAGGAGGTCACCGCGACCACCGTCGGCATCACCAACCTGGACCCGGGCGGGATCACCACGTGCAAGGGCGACTCGGGCGGGCCGGCGGTACGGGTGGTCGACGGCCGGCTCGAGCTGGTCGCCGTGCACCACACCTCGTGGCAGGGTGGTTGCCTGGCCGAGACGGAGACCCGACGGGGCGCCGTCGAGACGCGGGTCGACGACCTTGCCGGTTGGGTCCGGGCGAGCACCCCGTCCACCTGCAACGCCGCAGGCGGCATCGCCGGCACCGGCGCCCAGGCCGGCGTCGTCCTGGCGAACGACTTCACCGGCGACTGCAAGGACGACCTGCTCGGCCAGGTCGCCGACGGCCGGCTGCGACTCTACGGGTCGAGCGGGAACATGTCCGGCACGTCCGCGCTTCTGCCGTCGCCGTGGCCGTACGTCGGCACCAACTGGACGGCGGCCAACCGGCCCCGGGTCATCACCGGCGACTTCACGGGTGACGGCCGGGCGGACCTGATCGGTCAAACCGTCGACGGCACGCTGACCGCGTGGGAGTCGACCGGCGACGTCTCCGCGGACTACCGGCTGTTCGGCGGCCGTACAGCGGTCGTGGGCACGGGGTTCACGGCGTCGAGCATCCCCCGGATCATTCCTGGCGACTACAACGGGGACGGGAGGACTGACGTGTTGGCGCAGCTGGCCGACGGCACGCTGAAGATCTGGCCGTCGACCGGTGACCTGTCCGCCAGCGGCAGGCTCCTCGCCGGTGGCAACTGGATCGTCGGCAACGGCTTCACCACCTCGGCGGTACCCCGCATCTTCCCCGGCGACTTCGACGGGGACGGGCGCACCGACCTTGTCGCCCAGTACGCCGACGGAAGCATGAAGGCCTACCCGTCGAGCGGGGACCTCTCCGCCAACCTCAAGCTCTTCCCGTCGACCGACGCCGCGAAGGTGGTCGGCAGCGGCTGGCGGAGCAGCTCGATCCCGCGGGTCGCTCCCGCCGACGTCGACGGCGACGGCCGCACTGATCTCATCGCCCAGCTCAGCGACGGCAGGCTGCGCGCCTATCAGTCGAGCGGCGCGACGAGCGGCGGCGGTTCGCTGTTCCCCTCGCCGTACCCCTATGTCGGCACCAACTGGACCACCACCAGCCGGTTCCGGATCATCGTCGGGGACATGACCGGTGACTGGCGCACCGACATCATCGGCAACAACGCCGACGGCGCCCTGCTGGGCTTCGCCTCGACGGGCGACCTCAGCGCCGACTACCGGCTCTTCGGAGGAGACCAGGCCACGGTCGGGTCGGGGTGGACGTCGAGCAGCGTGCAACGGATCTTCTGA
- the nuoE gene encoding NADH-quinone oxidoreductase subunit NuoE, translated as MTVFTETTRERAREIIARYPADRSRSALLPLLHLVQAEEGYVSPAGVEFCAEVLGLNKAQVGAVATFYTMYKRKPTGDYLVSVCTNTMCNVLGGQEVYDSLAEHLGVGHDETTVDGKITLEHAECLAACDYGPVMTVNYDFFDGVDPQTAVGVVDELRAGGRPMPTRGARLCTLKEMAVQLAGFADEREGAVADGGPGEPSLRGLRLAQQHGISVSGFDPNTPIRSKAEADKAAAEAKAKAEAAKPAPAEAVAAPVKGGDGASTPTGTSDTAGDARAAAAAGVAANAPAADRKPAGDDAGAQQRNLNEAKAGTDADGANPGDASETGGQK; from the coding sequence ATGACTGTCTTCACCGAAACGACTCGCGAGCGGGCGCGGGAGATCATCGCCCGCTACCCGGCGGACCGGTCCCGCTCGGCGCTGCTGCCGCTGCTGCACCTGGTGCAGGCCGAGGAGGGTTACGTCTCCCCGGCCGGGGTGGAGTTCTGCGCCGAGGTGCTGGGTCTGAACAAGGCCCAGGTGGGCGCGGTGGCCACCTTCTACACCATGTACAAGCGCAAGCCGACCGGTGACTACCTGGTCAGCGTCTGCACCAACACCATGTGCAACGTGCTCGGCGGCCAGGAGGTCTACGACTCGCTCGCCGAACACCTCGGTGTCGGTCACGACGAGACCACCGTCGACGGGAAGATCACCCTGGAGCACGCCGAGTGCCTGGCGGCGTGCGACTACGGGCCGGTCATGACCGTCAACTACGACTTCTTCGACGGCGTCGACCCGCAGACGGCGGTCGGCGTGGTGGACGAACTGCGGGCCGGTGGGCGGCCGATGCCGACCCGGGGCGCCCGGCTCTGCACCCTCAAGGAGATGGCGGTGCAGCTCGCCGGCTTCGCCGACGAGCGCGAGGGCGCGGTCGCCGACGGCGGCCCGGGTGAGCCGAGCCTGCGTGGCCTGCGGCTGGCCCAGCAGCACGGCATCTCGGTGTCGGGCTTCGACCCGAACACCCCCATCCGGAGCAAGGCCGAGGCCGACAAGGCCGCCGCCGAGGCGAAGGCGAAGGCCGAGGCCGCGAAGCCGGCGCCGGCCGAGGCCGTAGCCGCCCCGGTCAAGGGCGGCGACGGGGCGTCCACACCGACCGGTACGTCGGACACTGCCGGCGACGCGCGGGCGGCCGCGGCGGCCGGCGTGGCGGCCAACGCGCCCGCCGCCGACCGTAAGCCCGCCGGCGACGACGCCGGGGCGCAGCAGCGCAACCTCAACGAGGCGAAGGCCGGGACGGACGCCGACGGCGCCAACCCGGGAGACGCGAGCGAGACGGGGGGCCAGAAGTGA
- a CDS encoding LPXTG cell wall anchor domain-containing protein: MTPFHRSALARAGVVALLAAGGMTAATVPAYAADQADIALVPISYELAKGVKAAKAKPFKFTVQNLTESVDAKAVTVTVDTAGLKKNRVGFVVPDGCEMKGSTFTCLLGDLRGGTSEDFGLPLFSTGGRGDAGTLKVTISAANAEADTVDHDITVAKPGYDLTAWVQDVQANVVVNGAVADEPDLKPVPRGETVPLDWAVYNDGSRKATGIFYGLTLPAGVSFAQKPQGCVEQEILGKAQLLCENAGAVLKPGEYYTADVRVKVGQGVTEPVLKEGDLFAYGLDGAEGPAEEEPEVATQAQRRTFTEADEGDNHATFEAFVDLSAQPTPTPTPTPGGTASPGTGGGAGGGGGLPVTGVQAGLIGGIGAAVLLAGGALLLLSRRRKVVLVTPGDEKSTD; encoded by the coding sequence ATGACTCCGTTCCACCGTTCGGCCCTGGCGCGCGCCGGCGTCGTGGCCCTGCTCGCGGCCGGCGGGATGACCGCCGCGACCGTCCCGGCGTACGCCGCCGACCAGGCCGACATCGCCCTCGTCCCGATCAGCTACGAGCTGGCCAAGGGCGTCAAGGCGGCGAAGGCCAAGCCGTTCAAGTTCACCGTTCAGAACCTCACCGAGTCGGTCGACGCCAAGGCCGTCACGGTCACCGTCGACACCGCCGGCCTCAAGAAGAACAGGGTCGGCTTCGTGGTGCCGGACGGCTGCGAGATGAAGGGCAGCACGTTCACCTGCCTCCTCGGTGACCTGCGTGGCGGCACGAGCGAGGACTTCGGCCTTCCGCTGTTCAGCACCGGTGGTCGCGGGGACGCGGGCACGCTGAAGGTCACGATCAGCGCCGCCAACGCGGAGGCCGACACCGTCGACCACGACATCACCGTTGCCAAGCCCGGCTACGACCTGACCGCCTGGGTGCAGGACGTCCAGGCCAACGTCGTGGTCAACGGGGCCGTGGCCGACGAGCCCGACCTGAAGCCGGTCCCCCGCGGGGAAACCGTGCCGCTCGACTGGGCGGTCTACAACGACGGCAGCCGCAAGGCGACCGGCATCTTCTACGGGCTGACCCTCCCGGCCGGCGTCAGCTTCGCGCAGAAGCCGCAGGGCTGCGTCGAGCAGGAGATCCTCGGCAAGGCCCAGCTGTTGTGCGAGAACGCCGGCGCGGTCCTCAAGCCGGGCGAGTACTACACCGCGGACGTGCGGGTGAAGGTCGGCCAGGGCGTCACCGAGCCGGTGCTCAAGGAGGGCGACCTGTTCGCCTACGGCCTGGACGGCGCCGAGGGCCCCGCCGAGGAGGAGCCGGAGGTCGCCACCCAGGCGCAGCGCCGGACCTTCACCGAGGCCGACGAGGGCGACAACCACGCCACCTTCGAGGCGTTCGTGGACCTGTCGGCGCAGCCGACGCCGACCCCGACCCCGACGCCGGGCGGCACCGCGTCCCCGGGCACCGGCGGTGGAGCCGGCGGCGGTGGCGGCCTGCCGGTGACCGGTGTGCAGGCCGGTCTGATCGGCGGGATCGGCGCGGCCGTCCTGCTGGCGGGTGGCGCGCTGCTGCTGCTCTCCCGCCGCCGCAAGGTCGTGCTGGTGACCCCGGGCGACGAGAAGTCGACCGACTGA
- a CDS encoding NADH-quinone oxidoreductase subunit B yields the protein MGIEEKLPAGVLLTSVEKLVNWSRKSSVWGATFGLACCAIEMMAAGGPHYDMGRWGMEVFRASPRQADLMIVAGRVSQKMAPVLRQIYDQMAEPRWVLSMGVCASSGGMFNNYAIVQGVDHVVPVDMYLPGCPPRPEMLIDAILKLREKIMHEPLGANGRKMLEARKERGDIPVVPYGSMPSSYRSDKARRAEWTQAVREGREEQLRIENWMNAQNHLHPHGGIK from the coding sequence ATGGGCATCGAGGAGAAGCTCCCCGCCGGCGTCCTGCTCACCTCGGTGGAGAAGCTGGTCAACTGGTCCCGGAAGTCGTCCGTCTGGGGCGCCACCTTCGGCCTGGCCTGCTGCGCCATCGAGATGATGGCGGCCGGCGGCCCGCACTACGACATGGGCCGCTGGGGCATGGAGGTCTTCCGGGCCTCGCCCCGGCAGGCGGACCTGATGATCGTCGCCGGTCGGGTGAGCCAGAAGATGGCCCCGGTCCTGCGCCAGATCTACGACCAGATGGCCGAGCCCCGGTGGGTGCTCTCGATGGGCGTCTGCGCCAGCAGCGGCGGGATGTTCAACAACTACGCGATCGTGCAGGGCGTCGACCACGTCGTGCCGGTCGACATGTACCTGCCCGGCTGCCCGCCCCGGCCGGAGATGCTCATCGACGCGATCCTCAAGCTCCGCGAGAAGATCATGCACGAGCCGCTCGGCGCCAACGGCCGCAAGATGCTCGAGGCGCGCAAGGAGCGCGGCGACATCCCGGTCGTCCCCTACGGCTCGATGCCGTCGTCGTACCGCAGTGACAAGGCCCGGCGGGCCGAGTGGACCCAGGCGGTCCGCGAGGGCCGCGAGGAGCAGCTGCGGATCGAGAACTGGATGAACGCCCAGAACCACCTCCACCCGCACGGGGGGATCAAGTGA
- a CDS encoding NADH-quinone oxidoreductase subunit C — MTDDKPNDGGVPVPVTPVGATSGAPAEHPPASPAGRGMFGNQGSGDVSGYGGLVRPRRPIESASRPFGGYFDEVHDALEEAYPAFGDAIEKVVVDRGELTLHVRPERIAEVCQVMRDDLALRFELCSSVSGVDYLGADARRLHVVYQLTSMTYRRRVRLEAAVSAEDPHLPSVTAVYPTADWQEREAYDMFGIVFDGHPSLTRILMPDDWEGHPQRKDYPLGGVPVEYKGAEIPPPDRRRSYQ, encoded by the coding sequence GTGACTGACGACAAGCCGAACGACGGCGGCGTGCCGGTGCCGGTGACCCCGGTCGGCGCGACCAGCGGCGCTCCCGCCGAACACCCGCCGGCCAGCCCGGCCGGCCGCGGCATGTTCGGCAACCAGGGCTCGGGTGACGTCTCCGGCTACGGCGGCCTGGTCCGCCCGCGCCGGCCGATCGAGTCGGCGTCCCGGCCGTTCGGCGGCTACTTCGACGAGGTCCACGACGCGCTGGAGGAGGCCTACCCCGCCTTCGGCGACGCGATCGAGAAGGTCGTGGTGGACCGCGGCGAGCTGACCCTGCACGTCCGCCCCGAGCGGATCGCCGAGGTCTGCCAGGTGATGCGGGACGACCTCGCGCTCCGCTTCGAGCTCTGCTCCTCGGTGTCCGGTGTGGACTACCTCGGCGCGGACGCCCGCCGGCTGCACGTCGTCTACCAGCTGACCTCGATGACGTACCGCCGCCGGGTCCGGCTGGAGGCCGCGGTCTCCGCCGAGGACCCGCACCTGCCCAGCGTGACCGCGGTCTACCCGACCGCGGACTGGCAGGAGCGCGAGGCGTACGACATGTTCGGCATCGTCTTCGACGGCCACCCCAGCCTGACCCGGATCCTCATGCCGGACGACTGGGAGGGGCACCCGCAGCGCAAGGACTACCCGCTCGGCGGCGTGCCCGTCGAGTACAAGGGCGCCGAGATCCCGCCGCCCGACCGGAGGAGGTCGTACCAGTGA
- a CDS encoding geranylgeranyl reductase family protein produces MTAVEHDADVIVVGAGPGGSATAYHLAQHGVRVLLLEKTEFPREKVCGDGLTPRAVRQLIRMGVDTSPEAGWLHNRGLRVIGGGVRLELDWPDLASFPNYGLVRTRLDFDDLLAQRAVAAGATLRTGVNVTGPVLDADGRVTGVVAEVGADKAPAAFHAPLVVAADGVSGRFPLALGLAKREDRPIGVAVRRYYRSPAKHQDNYLESWLELRSKDSGDNLLPGYGWIFGLGDGRVNVGLGVLNSSSAFGKTNYRQLLTDWLANTPVDWGMTDEANADGPILGAALPMGFNRVPHYTRGVLLVGDSGGMVNPFNGEGIAYAMESGELAAEIAVQALARPAGVERERALMAYPQELKARFGGYYRLGGIFVKLIGRPEVMRMATKHGMPHPTLMRFVLKLLANLTDPRGGDAMDRVINAMTKVAPAV; encoded by the coding sequence ATGACCGCGGTGGAACACGACGCCGATGTGATCGTCGTGGGTGCCGGTCCCGGTGGGTCGGCGACCGCGTACCACCTCGCCCAGCACGGTGTGCGGGTGCTGCTGCTGGAGAAGACCGAGTTCCCCCGGGAGAAGGTCTGCGGCGACGGGCTGACCCCGCGCGCGGTGCGCCAGCTCATCCGGATGGGCGTCGACACCTCGCCCGAGGCGGGGTGGCTGCACAACCGTGGCCTGCGGGTCATCGGCGGCGGCGTCCGGCTGGAGCTGGACTGGCCCGACCTGGCGAGCTTCCCCAACTACGGGCTGGTCCGCACCCGGCTGGACTTCGACGACCTGCTCGCCCAGCGGGCCGTGGCCGCCGGAGCCACGCTGCGGACCGGCGTGAACGTCACCGGGCCGGTGCTCGACGCGGACGGCCGGGTGACCGGCGTCGTGGCCGAGGTCGGTGCGGACAAGGCCCCCGCCGCCTTCCACGCCCCGCTGGTGGTCGCGGCCGACGGTGTCTCCGGTCGCTTCCCGCTCGCGCTCGGGCTCGCCAAGCGGGAGGACCGGCCGATCGGCGTGGCCGTCCGCCGCTACTACCGCTCCCCGGCCAAGCACCAGGACAACTACCTCGAGTCCTGGTTGGAGCTGCGCAGCAAGGACAGCGGTGACAACCTGCTGCCCGGCTACGGCTGGATCTTCGGGCTCGGCGACGGCCGGGTGAACGTCGGCCTCGGCGTGCTCAACTCGTCGTCCGCGTTCGGTAAGACAAACTACCGCCAGCTGCTCACTGACTGGCTCGCCAACACCCCCGTCGACTGGGGGATGACGGACGAGGCGAACGCGGACGGGCCGATCCTCGGCGCCGCCCTGCCGATGGGCTTCAACCGCGTCCCGCACTACACCCGGGGCGTGCTGCTGGTCGGCGACTCCGGCGGCATGGTGAACCCGTTCAACGGCGAGGGCATCGCGTACGCGATGGAGTCCGGCGAACTGGCCGCGGAGATCGCGGTGCAGGCGCTGGCCCGGCCGGCCGGCGTCGAGCGGGAGCGGGCGTTGATGGCGTACCCGCAGGAGCTGAAGGCCCGGTTCGGCGGCTACTACCGGCTCGGCGGGATCTTCGTGAAGCTCATCGGCCGTCCGGAGGTCATGCGGATGGCCACCAAGCACGGGATGCCGCACCCCACGCTGATGCGCTTCGTGCTCAAGCTGCTGGCCAACCTGACCGATCCGCGCGGCGGAGACGCGATGGACCGGGTCATCAACGCGATGACGAAGGTGGCGCCAGCCGTGTAG
- a CDS encoding demethylmenaquinone methyltransferase, with translation MSRTPQGHRASLDKQPHEVAAMFDGVAERYDLTNTVLSFGQDRSWRRATRAALGLRPGERVLDVGAGTGVSTEELAQSGAYAVGADLSLGMLHAGKRTRPGVPLLAGDALRLPFADASFDAVTISFALRNVADTDAALRELARVTRPGGRLVVCEFSTPVNPAFRTVYLSYLMRSLPAVARAVSSNPEAYVYLAESIRAWPDQAALAGRIGATGWRKVAWRNLTGGVVALHRAVRE, from the coding sequence GTGAGTCGCACACCGCAGGGCCACCGCGCCAGCCTGGACAAGCAGCCGCACGAGGTCGCCGCGATGTTCGACGGCGTGGCCGAGCGCTACGACCTGACGAACACCGTCCTCTCCTTCGGGCAGGACCGGTCCTGGCGGCGGGCGACCCGGGCCGCGCTCGGGCTGCGCCCCGGCGAGCGGGTGCTCGACGTCGGCGCGGGCACCGGGGTCTCGACCGAGGAGCTGGCCCAGTCCGGCGCGTACGCGGTGGGCGCGGATCTGTCCCTCGGCATGCTGCACGCCGGCAAGCGCACCCGCCCGGGAGTGCCGCTGCTGGCCGGTGACGCGCTGCGGCTGCCCTTCGCCGACGCGAGCTTCGACGCGGTGACCATCTCGTTCGCGCTGCGCAACGTCGCCGACACCGACGCCGCCCTGCGCGAGCTGGCCCGGGTCACCCGGCCCGGGGGCCGCCTGGTGGTGTGCGAGTTCAGCACCCCGGTCAACCCGGCGTTCCGCACGGTCTACCTGTCGTACCTGATGCGCTCGCTGCCGGCGGTGGCGCGCGCGGTGTCCAGCAACCCCGAGGCGTACGTCTACCTCGCCGAGTCGATCCGGGCGTGGCCCGACCAGGCCGCGCTCGCCGGGCGGATCGGCGCGACGGGCTGGCGGAAGGTGGCCTGGCGCAACCTCACCGGCGGGGTCGTCGCCCTGCACCGCGCTGTTCGCGAATAG
- a CDS encoding NADH-quinone oxidoreductase subunit A: MSLSPYAPIIGLFALAAAFALFSVAAARFAGPRRYNKAKLEAYECGIEPSPQPVGGGRFPIKFYLTAMLFIVFDIEIIFLYPWAVSFDALPIFGFVEMVLFIVAVFVAYAYVWRRGGLDWD; the protein is encoded by the coding sequence ATGTCGCTCTCGCCTTACGCACCCATCATCGGGCTGTTCGCCCTCGCCGCGGCGTTCGCGCTGTTCTCCGTGGCCGCCGCCCGCTTCGCCGGTCCCCGGCGCTACAACAAGGCCAAACTCGAGGCGTACGAGTGCGGCATCGAGCCCAGCCCGCAGCCGGTCGGCGGCGGACGGTTCCCGATCAAGTTCTACCTGACGGCGATGCTGTTCATCGTCTTCGACATCGAGATCATCTTCCTCTACCCCTGGGCGGTCTCGTTCGACGCCCTGCCGATCTTCGGCTTCGTGGAGATGGTCCTGTTCATCGTCGCGGTCTTCGTCGCGTACGCCTACGTCTGGCGTCGCGGCGGCCTGGACTGGGACTGA